Proteins found in one Gordonia sp. PDNC005 genomic segment:
- the nadB gene encoding L-aspartate oxidase → MGARTERRADLVVIGAGIAGLTAALSAAERGLDVVVLNKGQRWNPGDAEHPTSTFYAQGGIAVVDPAIPDDSIELHVSDTLNAGAGLTDPTSTRPILADGWPAVSQLVDRGAHFDTDVQGRFLRTREGGHSVRRIIHAGGDATGARVQQALGEAAGRAGLTVLDDTWASDVLVHDGEVVGAAYVTSGVQSVAWAPTVLLATGGVGHVYAATTNPAGATGDGIALALRAGAAVADLEFVQFHPTMLFVPGARGRRTLVSEAVRGEGGRLVDVNGQSVTAGVHPLGDLAPRDVVARAVAAAMERTGADCVHLDITGVADFADRFPTVTAGVRASGLDVTGGYLPVVPGAHYLCGGVATDGDGRTSVPGLLAAGETARTGLHGANRLASNSLLEGLVMGRRSAVEASSRAGRRVVEVDVPESGAARTCDRTALQDAMSHDVALDRDAAGLESVAVLLDGSPLRPLTDLRSAEDAALTLTARAIVAAALHREESRGCHQRADHPATSVNRVSRQFVLDGDRLVAARERAVPTS, encoded by the coding sequence ATGGGTGCACGCACGGAACGTCGTGCCGACCTCGTTGTGATCGGTGCCGGGATCGCCGGGCTCACGGCCGCGCTGTCGGCGGCCGAGCGCGGGCTCGACGTGGTGGTCCTCAACAAGGGGCAGCGGTGGAATCCGGGCGACGCCGAACATCCGACCTCGACCTTCTACGCCCAGGGTGGCATCGCCGTCGTCGATCCGGCGATCCCCGACGACTCGATCGAACTGCACGTCAGCGACACCCTGAACGCAGGCGCCGGCCTCACCGATCCGACGTCCACCAGGCCGATCCTGGCCGACGGTTGGCCCGCGGTGAGCCAACTCGTGGATCGGGGCGCACACTTCGACACCGACGTCCAGGGTCGATTCCTGCGCACCCGCGAGGGAGGACACAGTGTCCGCCGCATCATCCACGCAGGCGGCGACGCGACCGGGGCCCGTGTGCAGCAGGCACTGGGGGAGGCCGCCGGGCGCGCCGGGCTGACGGTCCTCGACGACACATGGGCGTCGGACGTCCTCGTGCACGACGGCGAAGTCGTCGGTGCGGCGTACGTGACGTCGGGCGTGCAGAGTGTCGCGTGGGCGCCGACGGTCCTGCTGGCGACCGGCGGAGTGGGCCACGTGTACGCCGCCACCACCAACCCGGCAGGCGCCACCGGAGACGGGATCGCGCTCGCTCTTCGAGCCGGTGCGGCCGTCGCCGACCTCGAGTTCGTGCAGTTCCACCCGACCATGCTGTTCGTCCCGGGCGCCCGTGGACGTCGGACACTGGTCAGTGAGGCGGTTCGAGGTGAAGGCGGAAGGCTCGTCGACGTGAACGGCCAGTCTGTGACCGCCGGAGTCCACCCGCTCGGTGATCTCGCCCCGCGTGACGTGGTCGCCCGCGCCGTGGCCGCCGCGATGGAGCGGACGGGCGCGGACTGCGTGCACCTGGACATCACCGGTGTCGCCGATTTCGCCGACCGCTTCCCTACAGTCACCGCCGGTGTCCGCGCGTCGGGGCTGGACGTGACCGGCGGCTACCTTCCGGTGGTCCCCGGCGCGCACTACCTGTGCGGAGGCGTCGCCACCGACGGCGACGGTCGCACCAGCGTGCCGGGACTCCTCGCCGCAGGTGAGACCGCCCGCACCGGGCTGCACGGCGCGAACCGCCTCGCGTCCAACAGCCTTCTCGAAGGTCTTGTGATGGGCCGTCGGAGCGCGGTCGAGGCGTCGTCGAGGGCCGGGCGTCGGGTTGTCGAGGTCGATGTGCCGGAGTCGGGTGCGGCTCGGACCTGCGACCGGACTGCACTTCAGGACGCGATGTCGCACGACGTCGCCCTCGATCGCGACGCCGCGGGACTCGAATCGGTCGCCGTGTTGCTCGACGGTTCGCCGCTGCGTCCCCTGACGGACCTGCGGTCCGCGGAGGACGCCGCACTCACCCTCACCGCCCGCGCGATCGTCGCCGCGGCCCTGCATCGCGAGGAATCGCGTGGTTGCCACCAACGTGCCGATCACCCTGCGACGTCGGTGAATCGGGTGTCTCGGCAGTTCGTGCTGGACGGCGATCGGCTGGTCGCGGCGCGCGAACGCGCCGTGCCAACCTCCTAG
- a CDS encoding AarF/UbiB family protein, whose protein sequence is MTTVEPDPDSGRGALPAVSPISEVGRFTSTSVHAAAGVGRLAVGAVGGLLRGRTPGAADVAREVRRTFEHLGPTYVKLGQLIASSPGVFGPTLSGEFESLLDQVRPLDFSQVKALFVEDLGAAPDEVFATFDETPIASASIAQVHTATLHSGDEVVVKIQRPGIADRLAPDVAILERLAGLVEISEYGRMLSARHVVEDFADGLGAELDFRNEAATMAEWFECLQPGPFGDRVRVPRVYPELTTRRVMTMERIYATRIDDAAAVRAAGHDGEALVRNLLLSLLDSAFHGGLFHGDLHAGNVLVDDDGKLVLLDFGIVGRFDARTRRILRQLVVDLIVKQDYDSAGRAIFLLGAVHNPGSTSKGGDDLRKVTSPLSTTELGSMSYTDLGRQLAAVAKAHDARLPRELVLVGKQLLYVEKYMKLLAPRWKAISDREIYGYMAGIMKEAERDRRSRLK, encoded by the coding sequence GTGACGACCGTCGAACCCGATCCGGACTCTGGCCGAGGCGCCCTGCCCGCCGTGTCGCCGATCAGCGAAGTCGGCCGTTTCACGTCGACTTCCGTACATGCGGCGGCCGGAGTGGGGCGGCTCGCCGTCGGCGCCGTCGGCGGACTCCTCCGTGGTCGGACGCCCGGCGCGGCGGATGTGGCCCGCGAGGTCCGACGCACCTTCGAGCACCTCGGCCCCACCTACGTGAAGCTCGGGCAGCTGATCGCGTCCAGCCCCGGAGTCTTCGGCCCGACGCTCTCGGGCGAGTTCGAGAGTCTCCTCGACCAGGTGCGCCCCCTCGACTTCTCCCAGGTCAAGGCCCTCTTCGTCGAAGACCTCGGAGCTGCGCCCGACGAGGTGTTCGCGACGTTCGACGAGACGCCGATCGCGTCGGCGTCCATCGCGCAAGTCCACACCGCGACGCTGCACAGCGGCGACGAGGTGGTCGTGAAGATCCAGCGGCCCGGCATCGCCGACCGCCTCGCACCCGACGTCGCGATTCTCGAACGCCTCGCCGGTCTCGTCGAGATCTCCGAGTACGGCCGCATGCTGTCGGCACGCCACGTCGTCGAGGACTTCGCCGACGGTCTCGGCGCCGAACTCGACTTCCGCAACGAGGCCGCGACGATGGCCGAGTGGTTCGAGTGCCTGCAACCCGGGCCCTTTGGAGACCGCGTCCGCGTCCCGCGTGTCTACCCCGAACTGACGACCCGCCGTGTCATGACGATGGAACGGATCTACGCCACTCGTATCGACGACGCCGCGGCAGTCCGCGCGGCAGGTCACGACGGTGAGGCGCTGGTCCGCAACCTGCTGCTGTCGCTGCTCGACTCGGCGTTCCACGGCGGGCTCTTCCACGGCGACCTGCACGCGGGCAACGTGCTCGTCGACGACGACGGCAAGCTCGTCCTCCTCGACTTCGGCATCGTCGGACGATTCGACGCCCGCACGCGCCGCATCCTCCGCCAACTTGTCGTGGACTTGATCGTGAAACAGGACTACGACTCCGCGGGCCGCGCCATCTTTCTGCTCGGTGCGGTCCACAACCCCGGTTCGACGTCGAAGGGCGGCGACGACCTGCGCAAGGTCACCTCGCCGCTGTCGACCACCGAACTCGGTTCGATGAGCTACACCGACCTCGGCAGGCAGCTCGCGGCCGTCGCGAAGGCGCACGACGCGCGGTTGCCGCGCGAGCTCGTGCTCGTCGGGAAGCAACTGCTCTACGTTGAGAAGTACATGAAGCTGCTCGCGCCTCGATGGAAGGCGATCAGCGACCGAGAGATCTACGGCTACATGGCCGGGATCATGAAGGAAGCCGAACGTGATCGAAGGAGCCGTCTGAAATGA
- a CDS encoding DUF3068 domain-containing protein: MKRVLLAFTAFFGVAFIAAAVVIPIYLVPKLKVVPLDLDITSVASTVPAQGETGDRYPAVIFDRCSVTKKKAAQFDANLTQQRRSVIVDPSDADQATLQSAQTVRIDRVRDSAGRERDLTMSTDGERACDDALLTATVDRVSVNRKTSVPNGVVSSLQLESVPEGGNVDEASVRLDDRKGFQYKFGFNVQKREYYYFDTNTRQDSPAKFVEEKVINGVKTYHFEADVPEKDLSDLPNPQGDAALGTILNMPAGWWGITGRGVKAKDMVEMHRYGAATRHVYVEPVTGTIVSGFEEQHQYFKSPDDSSETPRAIREFRMDALKATFQWSDETVAQQTDRAKHYVNLLKWGGTYVPIILGVLGGLLLLAWVFLVWRGRKKPAGSTDDPQDPQDHPAFNEPTGDAPPAVALDKTPVDDTPTTSYAVSDGAYTYDPSSFGDPNHQRPTFAAPYAPAPDTTVIPQVAPEAPDTTVIPEQSEWQRAVPQESEWHPRHEAPDSETSEPTTPGHVAPSPLDETDTGAFRSPFADPTRPMPDLDQNRDR; this comes from the coding sequence ATGAAGCGCGTCCTACTGGCCTTCACTGCGTTCTTCGGCGTCGCGTTCATCGCGGCCGCCGTCGTGATCCCGATCTACCTGGTGCCGAAGCTGAAGGTGGTGCCGCTCGACCTCGACATCACATCCGTCGCGTCCACCGTCCCGGCCCAGGGCGAGACCGGCGACCGCTACCCCGCGGTCATCTTCGACCGTTGCTCTGTGACCAAGAAGAAGGCGGCGCAGTTCGACGCCAACCTGACTCAGCAGCGCCGTTCAGTGATCGTCGACCCGTCCGACGCCGACCAGGCCACTCTCCAGTCCGCGCAGACCGTGCGCATCGACCGCGTCCGCGATTCCGCCGGCAGGGAACGCGACCTGACGATGTCGACCGACGGCGAGCGAGCCTGCGACGACGCGCTGCTCACCGCGACAGTCGACCGTGTGTCGGTGAATCGCAAAACCTCGGTCCCGAACGGTGTCGTCAGTTCACTGCAGCTCGAGTCGGTTCCCGAGGGCGGCAACGTCGACGAGGCCTCGGTCCGCCTCGACGACCGCAAGGGCTTCCAGTACAAGTTCGGCTTCAACGTCCAGAAGCGCGAGTACTACTACTTCGACACAAACACACGCCAGGACTCCCCGGCGAAGTTCGTGGAGGAGAAGGTCATCAACGGCGTGAAGACCTATCACTTCGAGGCCGACGTTCCCGAGAAGGATCTGTCCGACCTGCCGAACCCGCAGGGCGACGCCGCACTCGGCACCATTCTGAACATGCCCGCCGGCTGGTGGGGCATCACCGGCAGGGGCGTCAAGGCCAAGGACATGGTCGAGATGCACCGCTACGGCGCCGCGACTCGCCACGTGTACGTGGAGCCGGTCACCGGCACGATCGTCTCCGGTTTCGAGGAGCAGCACCAGTACTTCAAGTCGCCCGACGACAGCTCGGAGACCCCTCGCGCCATCCGCGAATTCCGCATGGACGCTCTCAAGGCGACGTTCCAGTGGTCCGACGAGACGGTCGCACAGCAGACCGACCGGGCGAAGCACTACGTGAACCTCCTCAAGTGGGGCGGCACGTATGTACCGATCATCCTGGGCGTCCTCGGCGGCCTCCTCCTTCTCGCGTGGGTGTTCCTCGTCTGGCGTGGCCGCAAGAAGCCTGCCGGGTCGACCGACGACCCCCAGGACCCTCAGGACCACCCGGCGTTCAACGAGCCGACGGGAGACGCGCCGCCCGCCGTGGCCCTCGACAAGACGCCCGTCGACGACACACCGACCACGTCGTACGCGGTCAGCGACGGCGCGTACACGTACGACCCGTCGTCGTTCGGCGACCCGAATCACCAGCGCCCGACGTTCGCGGCTCCCTACGCGCCAGCGCCGGACACAACCGTGATCCCGCAGGTGGCACCCGAGGCCCCGGACACCACAGTGATCCCGGAACAGTCAGAGTGGCAGCGTGCCGTCCCCCAAGAGTCGGAGTGGCATCCCCGCCACGAGGCGCCCGACTCCGAGACGTCTGAGCCGACTACGCCCGGTCATGTCGCGCCGAGCCCTCTCGACGAAACGGACACCGGAGCATTCCGTTCACCGTTCGCCGACCCCACCCGACCTATGCCAGATCTCGACCAGAACCGCGATCGGTGA
- a CDS encoding alpha/beta hydrolase family protein, giving the protein MLSSARKRLTAGVLALATAATAAVVVTPAPQAQAAGVVENVWSAAMHRSVPVKIIDGGAGKSKPTLYLLDGLRAPKHNSGWLIETNVDKFMVGKGTNVAIPFGGGGSFYTNWERRDPKLGLNKWETFLTRELPAYMKKNHGSDNRRNGVAGLSMSGTAALNLASRHPNFYKAVASYSGYPTVTMPGFGQGIQASVMEMGGNPVNMWGVWPAGEWAANDPFLTAGNLAGHRVYVSSGTGVGSKYDSSLTPGSPNFNATKFAQMVPLEVAASTSSQLYIARLATVPGVRLTTHISPDGAHWWDYWQARFKESWASTFRPAFF; this is encoded by the coding sequence ATGCTCTCCAGCGCCCGTAAGCGCTTGACTGCCGGTGTGCTCGCACTGGCCACGGCTGCCACCGCGGCCGTTGTCGTCACTCCCGCACCGCAGGCTCAGGCCGCGGGCGTCGTCGAGAACGTCTGGTCCGCCGCGATGCATCGCAGCGTCCCCGTCAAGATCATCGACGGCGGCGCAGGCAAGTCGAAGCCGACCCTCTACCTGCTGGACGGTCTGCGTGCCCCCAAGCACAACAGCGGCTGGCTCATCGAGACCAACGTCGACAAGTTCATGGTCGGCAAGGGCACCAACGTCGCGATCCCGTTCGGCGGCGGCGGCAGCTTCTACACGAACTGGGAGCGCCGCGACCCTAAGCTCGGCCTCAACAAGTGGGAGACCTTCCTGACTCGGGAACTCCCCGCGTACATGAAGAAGAACCACGGCAGTGACAACCGTCGCAACGGTGTCGCAGGCCTGTCGATGTCGGGCACCGCAGCGCTGAACCTCGCATCGCGCCACCCGAACTTCTACAAGGCCGTCGCCTCGTACTCCGGTTACCCGACCGTCACCATGCCGGGCTTCGGCCAGGGCATCCAGGCCTCTGTCATGGAGATGGGCGGCAACCCGGTCAACATGTGGGGTGTCTGGCCCGCAGGCGAGTGGGCCGCCAACGATCCGTTCCTGACTGCAGGCAACCTCGCCGGCCACCGCGTGTACGTCTCCTCGGGCACCGGCGTCGGCTCCAAGTACGACTCGTCGCTCACCCCGGGCAGCCCGAACTTCAACGCGACCAAGTTCGCTCAGATGGTTCCGCTCGAGGTCGCCGCGTCGACCAGCTCGCAGCTGTACATCGCGCGTCTCGCGACGGTCCCCGGCGTCCGCCTCACCACGCACATCTCTCCCGACGGCGCGCACTGGTGGGATTACTGGCAGGCACGTTTCAAGGAGTCGTGGGCCTCGACCTTCCGCCCCGCCTTCTTCTGA